A window of the Brachybacterium sacelli genome harbors these coding sequences:
- a CDS encoding DUF6112 family protein produces MDVFPDFDGLGGIGDLREVIGALLTFVLIIAVLMLIVCAIVWALSTANGHHAAATKARIGAWTALGAAVLAGGGVAWLNWLIDLGQQI; encoded by the coding sequence ATGGATGTGTTTCCCGACTTCGACGGCCTCGGTGGCATCGGTGACCTGCGCGAGGTCATCGGTGCCCTGCTGACCTTCGTGCTTATCATCGCCGTGCTGATGTTGATCGTCTGCGCCATCGTGTGGGCACTGTCGACCGCGAACGGCCACCACGCCGCCGCCACCAAAGCCAGGATCGGCGCCTGGACCGCCCTGGGTGCCGCGGTCTTGGCCGGCGGTGGGGTGGCGTGGTTGAACTGGCTGATCGACCTCGGCCAGCAAATCTGA
- a CDS encoding conjugal transfer protein TrbL, producing MGVCDVPIISSVCDTAGEAAASLVAAPFDWLAQAMGAAAGWLFEAVWSVFDTTTLVDVTSDEYVAVYNILFGIAVFVMLLFFCLQLITGLIRRDPTALSRAALGLAKSVLGSFVVITLTALSLEIVDQLCIGIIQAAGETTESMGDKITLLAAGLVGINIAAPGVGAIITIFLAGLAISAAAIVWLSLLVRKALLLVAIVLAPLAFSGASWDATKGWISKWAMFVIALIVSKLVLVVMFLVAITQVSAPIDGDLSSVADPIAGIVLMAMAAFAPYLTYKFLSFVGFDMYHAIGSEQDAKNALNRPVPTPAKPQGGNEPKKILDDSSGKSGGGGGGNGDGGGGKKPPEPKDPKPQASSGTAGSAGAGGGKAAASSGAGAGASGGAGAGAGAGAGAAAAGPAAAAVVVAKVAKDAATAGPKAGKALGGQGEAAADSAGQAGSTPPAAQAPPPSTPAPKPPTGGPSQSESRPTKQPPPPASKPTGKE from the coding sequence GTGGGCGTATGCGATGTCCCCATCATCTCCTCGGTCTGCGATACCGCGGGAGAAGCCGCCGCCAGCCTGGTTGCGGCACCGTTCGACTGGCTCGCTCAGGCCATGGGTGCTGCCGCGGGCTGGCTGTTCGAGGCCGTCTGGAGCGTCTTCGACACCACCACCCTCGTGGACGTCACCAGCGATGAGTATGTGGCGGTCTACAACATCCTGTTCGGCATCGCCGTGTTCGTGATGCTGCTGTTCTTCTGCCTCCAACTCATCACCGGGCTGATCCGCCGCGACCCCACCGCACTGTCCCGAGCCGCACTCGGGCTCGCGAAGTCCGTGCTGGGGTCGTTCGTGGTCATCACCCTGACCGCGCTGTCGTTGGAGATCGTCGATCAGCTCTGTATCGGGATCATCCAGGCCGCCGGCGAAACCACCGAGTCGATGGGCGACAAGATCACCTTGCTCGCTGCCGGGTTGGTGGGGATCAACATCGCCGCCCCGGGGGTCGGTGCGATCATCACGATCTTCCTCGCCGGCCTCGCCATCAGCGCAGCCGCCATCGTCTGGCTCAGTCTTCTGGTGCGGAAGGCGCTGCTGCTGGTCGCGATCGTGCTCGCCCCGCTGGCGTTCTCCGGGGCGTCGTGGGATGCGACGAAGGGGTGGATCAGCAAGTGGGCGATGTTCGTCATCGCCCTCATCGTCTCCAAGCTCGTCCTGGTCGTGATGTTCCTGGTCGCCATCACCCAAGTCAGCGCACCGATCGATGGGGACCTGTCCTCCGTGGCGGACCCGATCGCCGGGATCGTGCTGATGGCCATGGCCGCCTTCGCCCCCTACCTGACCTACAAGTTCTTGAGCTTCGTCGGGTTCGACATGTATCACGCCATCGGCTCGGAGCAGGACGCCAAGAACGCCCTCAACAGGCCCGTCCCCACCCCCGCCAAGCCGCAGGGCGGGAACGAGCCGAAGAAGATCCTCGATGACAGCAGCGGCAAGTCTGGTGGTGGAGGCGGCGGGAACGGCGACGGTGGTGGTGGGAAGAAGCCACCGGAGCCCAAAGACCCGAAGCCTCAGGCATCCAGCGGCACTGCTGGCTCGGCCGGGGCCGGTGGTGGCAAGGCGGCCGCGAGCAGCGGCGCCGGTGCCGGGGCAAGCGGTGGAGCAGGCGCGGGCGCCGGTGCTGGGGCCGGCGCTGCGGCGGCTGGTCCCGCAGCCGCGGCCGTGGTGGTGGCGAAGGTCGCCAAGGACGCCGCGACCGCCGGACCCAAGGCCGGCAAGGCACTCGGTGGGCAGGGCGAGGCCGCCGCCGACTCCGCCGGACAGGCCGGCAGCACCCCACCGGCCGCGCAGGCGCCACCGCCGTCAACGCCGGCACCGAAACCACCAACCGGCGGGCCGTCGCAGTCGGAGTCGCGTCCGACGAAGCAGCCACCGCCGCCTGCCTCCAAGCCCACCGGGAAGGAGTGA
- a CDS encoding DUF6112 family protein, with protein MTVLSLITETTSAAATTWPVVLPMDITIDPNDTGLPGISQLRTIVGAVMTIGLILSVLALIISAIVWGFGANSSNPHLAGRGKIGVLVSCGAAVICGASVTLINFFWDVGQQV; from the coding sequence ATGACCGTCCTGAGCCTGATCACCGAAACCACCTCCGCTGCCGCCACAACGTGGCCGGTGGTGCTGCCGATGGATATCACCATCGACCCCAACGACACGGGACTGCCGGGCATTAGCCAGCTGCGCACGATCGTCGGCGCGGTGATGACCATCGGTCTCATCCTCAGCGTCTTGGCCCTGATCATCAGCGCGATCGTGTGGGGCTTCGGCGCCAACTCCAGCAACCCCCACCTCGCCGGCCGGGGCAAGATCGGCGTCCTCGTCTCCTGCGGTGCCGCCGTGATCTGTGGCGCCAGCGTCACGTTGATCAACTTCTTCTGGGACGTCGGCCAGCAGGTCTGA
- a CDS encoding protein-tyrosine phosphatase family protein → MDVWTDEPGVVELPDGRRIRGTGVRKPRGDVPAPDFAVYLLRRDSAPMPWPHRWVRWRDFRLPDSTEDAVVALREAWERASEQRVEIACGRGIGRTGTALALLATMSGAVPEDTMAWVRAQYHRRAVETRKQRRWVETTAASFHAESD, encoded by the coding sequence GTGGACGTCTGGACCGACGAACCGGGTGTGGTGGAGCTACCTGATGGGCGACGCATCCGTGGCACCGGGGTGCGCAAGCCGCGCGGGGACGTGCCCGCCCCGGACTTCGCGGTCTATCTGCTTCGCCGCGACTCAGCGCCCATGCCTTGGCCTCATCGCTGGGTCCGCTGGCGAGACTTCCGATTGCCCGACTCGACCGAGGATGCGGTGGTGGCATTGCGTGAGGCATGGGAACGTGCCAGTGAGCAGCGTGTCGAGATCGCCTGTGGTCGCGGCATCGGGCGGACCGGGACGGCTCTTGCCCTGCTGGCGACCATGAGTGGTGCCGTACCGGAGGACACAATGGCATGGGTCCGTGCTCAGTATCACCGGCGTGCCGTCGAGACTCGGAAACAACGCCGCTGGGTTGAGACAACCGCGGCTTCGTTTCATGCAGAGAGTGACTGA